A section of the Macadamia integrifolia cultivar HAES 741 chromosome 9, SCU_Mint_v3, whole genome shotgun sequence genome encodes:
- the LOC122089202 gene encoding uncharacterized protein LOC122089202, producing the protein MIMDSHWRHVVDVSSFLLFEATGDSEDFGHDISDFDDAADYDAESCCSGPCGSMDEDNHDSNDNYYGFDDQEYYTNQESEWSSAAEEEEEVMKEYKQEQSGATVDANGNGKLLVLNEMEKNKLFWETCLAS; encoded by the coding sequence ATGATCATGGACTCTCACTGGAGACATGTGGTTGATGTATCATCGTTTTTACTTTTTGAGGCTACCGGAGATTCTGAAGATTTCGGCCATGACATCTCAGATTTCGACGATGCCGCCGACTACGACGCCGAGTCATGTTGCAGTGGTCCATGTGGTAGCATGGATGAAGACAACCATGACAGTAATGACAACTATTATGGTTTTGATGATCAAGAATACTACACCAACCAGGAGAGCGAGTGGTCGTCGGCggcggaggaggaggaagaagtgaTGAAGGAGTATAAGCAAGAACAGTCAGGGGCAACTGTTGATGCCAATGGAAATGGGAAGCTACTGGTGCTGAATGAGATGGAAAAGAACAAGCTCTTCTGGGAGACTTGTTTGGCTAGCTAA